In the genome of candidate division KSB1 bacterium, the window CCGAGGTCCAAGAAGCGGCTCACATTGGCTTTGCACCCCACGTCCAGGGAAAAGCCAGACAACTTGTTCTCGCGTCGCCAGCTCCCTTGCTCTTGCTCCACGCCCTCCTCGGCGGCGCGATCTGACCATTCCACCCGCTGTCGCCCAGACAGGAAGTTGACGGTGACGCCGGCCGCCAACCGGCTGTTCAGCTCGGCACCAAGAGCTGCCGAGAGCGCATAGAGCCCGCCGGTACTGGTCTGCTCTATGTCGCGATAGTTCTTGATGGGAAACTCATGCCCAATGATCCGCCTGAACAAGGTGGAACGCCCAAAGTCCAACATGCTGCGCACCGCCAGCGAGCCGGTGATGCGGCGACGCATGGTGCTAAGAGGGACCACGATACCCACATACTCAGGGACGAGATTGGAGCCGAGGGACCCTTCCAGCGACACATCGGCAGGGAGGGGTGTACTTGGGTCCACAGAGAGGCCGCCGAAGGTGAAGCGTCCGGCCACCAGGGCGCGTGAACCAGAGATACGGGCGAGAGCCGCGGGGTTAACGGCCGTGGCCATGCCGTCGTTGACGACCGCGACGCCCGCGCCCCCCATGGCGAGTGCCCGCGCCCCGTTTCCCACGGCAACAGGGGCGAAGTAGCTGAAATCGTACTGCTGGCAAAAGCAAGTCCCGACCAGCGCCGTCGCGACCAAGGCAGTGCCCATGCCCCAACCTCTCCAGAACCCAGCCCTTGTCCGCCTTTCCCTGCGATCCGACATGTGCCTCTCCCTCAAACTCCTCCCTTCGATGAATCCTTGGCTCAGTAAGCTCATTCCTCTGAAAACGCGCTTCTTACTCGGATGCGCAGCTGATGACCGCGTGCACCTTCTGTCCTTTCAGTTTCTCCCTCCCGTGAAGGAAGGCAAGCTCGATGAGAAAGGAGACGCCGACCACCACCCCGCCGAGCCGCTCCACAAGCCGCACCGCCGCAGCAGTTGTACCGCCGGTGGCCAACAGGTCGTCTATGACCAACACCCGCTGCCCGGGGCTAATGGCGTCCTCGTGGACTTCCACGGCGTCAGTGCCGTACTCGAGGGCATACTCTTCGCGCACCACTTTGGCCGGGAGCTTACCAGGTTTGCGGGCAGGGATCACCCCCACACCCAACTTGTAGGCGGCGGCGGCGGCGAAGAGGAAGCCGCGCGCTTCGACGCCCAAAATCAGGTCGATGTGCTCCTCCGCAAAAGGGGCGAGCATTGCGTCCACCGCTTGGCGGAAGGCGTCGCCATGCTTGATGAGCGTGGTGATGTCCTTGAAGCCGATGCCTTTCTTCGGGAAATCAGGTACAGTTCTGATGAGCGCTGCCAGGTCTTGCATCGACTGCTCCTCCTTGTGCTCCGGGGCTTGTCTGAGTGACGTTTGTCCGTTGCGATGCGACATTTCGAGGTTCTGACCGGCCGATGGAACTCCAGTCCCGAGCCTCCGGTGTCGTCCGCCGCCATCCCTGTCTTCGCCGGAGAGGCTCCTCTCAAAAGGCTACCTCAAAGGAGTCGAATTCTCCGCTGTACTCTGCCCAGTGTATGTCAACGTCGCGCACGCTGGATAGGCGCGATCCCACCTTTAGCGCCTTAATGTACTCTTCCACCATGCCGCGCTCTCCCTCCACCTCACTTAATACCGAGCCGTCCCACTGGTTCTTGACGTACCCCTTGAGCCCCAACGCCTTGGCGTGTCGGTACGCGTAGTAGCGGAACCCCACCCCCTGCACCATGCCACGCACTACGATCGTTGCCCGGACTTTCATCTCCTCTGCGCCCTGCTGCTCGCCAATTGGAAGGCCATCTGCACCGCCTCCGCGGCGCTGTGCGCCTGGTGGATGCCTGGATCTATCGTCCACGTTTGCACCCCAACGACAGGTACCCCAAGCTTCAGGCAGAAGGCAATCTCTGAGAGCGTGCCATAGCCGCCGTCTACGGCGATGGCCGCATCCGCGGACTTGACGATGAGCACATTGCGGGCCTCACCGAGGCCAGTAGCTATGGCAATCTGCACGAAGGGATTCGCCTCGCCGGCGTCATCCCCAGGCAGGATGCCCACGGTGAGGCCACCATGCTCTTGGGCCCCTCGGCAGGCCGCCTCCATGACTCCACTCCGTCCGCCACAGATGAGAACACCCCCTTGCTCTGCGATGAGGCGCCCGACCTCATAGGCGAGCTGGCTAATCTCCTGGCTGCAAACGGCACCGCCGAGCACTGCAACGACTGGTCTACGCTCCACTGAGGCACTCATGGATAGATGCGGTACATGGTGCGCGGGAACGGGATCGTCTCGCGAATGTGGGACAGACCGCACAGCCAGGCCACCGTCCGCTCGATGCCGATCCCGAACCCGGAGTGAGGGACGCTGCCATAGCGGCGCAAATCGAGGTACCACTCGTACGGCTCCCTAGGCAGGTTGTGCGCGCGGATCTTCTGTTGCAGCGTCTCCAAGTCGTCCTCACGCTGTCCGCCACCGATGATCTCGCCATAGCCTTCGGGCGCCAACACATCGACGCACAGCACTCGCCCAGGGTGTTCCGGGTCGTCTTTCATGTAAAAGGCCTTCACCGCCGCAGGGTACCGATGCACCATCACCGGCCTGTCGAATTGCTGGGAGAGCACCGTTTCGTCGGTGCCGCCCAGGTCGTCCCCACGCGTGAAGCCCGTGCCCGCTTCTTCCAGGAGGTCGGCAGCCTCATCGTAGCTAATGCGCGGGAATGGGGGGCGCACGCGCTCCAGCGGCGCCACGTCGCGTTCGATGACCGCCAGTTCCGCACGACGGTTGTTGAGCACCGCCTGCACGATGTGGACAATCAGCCCTTCGGCCAATGCCATAATATCGTCGAGGTCGGCGTAGGCCACTTCCGGCTCCAGCATCCAGAACTCGGTGAGGTGGCGGCGCGTCTTGGATTTCTCTGCGCGGAAGGTGGGGCCGAAGCAGTAGACTTTGCCAAATGCCATTGCCCCTGCCTCCACGTAGAGCTGGCCGCTCTGCGTCAGGTAGGCCTTGCCGCCAAAGTAGTCGCTCTCAAAGAGAGTAGTGGTCCCTTCCACCGAGGCTGGCGTGAAAATCGGAGCGTCCAGAAGCACGAAACCCTGTTCATCGAAGAACTGGCGAGCAGCCCTGATGATTTCGTGGCGGATGCGGAGAATGGCATGCTGCTTTCGCGAACGCAGCCAAAGGTGGCGATGGTCCATGAGGAAGGTGGTGCCATGCTCCTTAGGCGTGATGGGGTACTCCTGGGCGATGTGGACGATGGTCATGTCCTGCGCCAAGAGCTCGTAGCCGCCCGGAGCACGTCTATCCTCTCGAACTATGCCGGTGACTTTGAGCGAGCTCTCCTGCGTGAGCTTCTCGGTGGCAGCAAAAACTTGCTCCGAGACGTCCGCCAGGGAGAAGACGCTTTGGATAATTCCGGTGCCGTCACGGACCAGGAGAAAGCGCAACTTGCCACTGGAACGCATGTTGTAAAGCCACCCCCACACCTCCACTGTCTGCCCCACATGCCTGGCGATGTCCGCGATGTACACTCGTTGCGCCATGCGATGTCTGTTCCTCCTGTTTCCAGTCCGTTGGTGCTACTTCACCATGAGTACCGGGACGGGGCTTTTGCGCATAATCTGCACGGTGGTGCTGCCGAGAATGGCTTCGCGGATGCGCGAGTGGCCGTAGGCGCCCATCACGATGAGGTCATATTTGCCCTTGGCGGCCAAGTCGATCACCGCCGCATCAGGGCGCCCGGAGAGCCACGCAGAGTCCACTTCGGCTCGATAGGCCTGCAGGTAGTGCACCCCCTCTGCGCAGATGCGGGTGGACAGCTCCCGATCGTCTGACACGTGCACCACGGTGATCTTGGCACCGAGGTACTCGGCGAAAAAGCCTGCCAGTTGCAGTGCCCGGTTTGCGTGTTCGCTGCCGTCGTAGGCAGCCAGCATCCTCTGCACGTTCCGGAAGCGCTGCTGCACAATCATGATCGGCTTGCTGACATGGCGGGTCACTGCCTCCAAGGTGGCTCCCAGCATGGTCGTCGCCCAGCGCGCATATTCCCCCCGGTTGCCCATGATGATGAGGTCCACCAAGTTGGCGCGCTCGCAGATAATTTCAACCGGCGAGCCCCCCAAGGTTTCCGCTTCGTGGGGAATGCCCTCGCTTTCTAAGGCGCGCGCGCACTTGTCCAGCACCGCTTGCGCCTTCTTTTCCAGAAGCTTCCGCGATTCCTCCTGGTAGCCGGGGGCAGGCAGTACCGGCACAAAGCCATCGGCCCCCACCGACAGCACCCATTCGAAGACGCGCACGTCGACCACCGAAAGGAGGCGCACGCGCGCTCCAAAACGCCGCGCCAGGTCGATGCCGTGTTTGACGACCGAGTTGGTGTACTCGGAACCGTCTACAGGAAGAAGTATCCGCTTGACCATCGTCGAACCCTCTGCTTCGTGAGACTTATCCCCATGCCTCCATTTTTGCATCTCTGGTCATGAGGTCCTCCAGTGCCGCCCGCGGGTCCTTGCCCTCGAAGAGGATGCGGTAGA includes:
- a CDS encoding adenine phosphoribosyltransferase, which produces MQDLAALIRTVPDFPKKGIGFKDITTLIKHGDAFRQAVDAMLAPFAEEHIDLILGVEARGFLFAAAAAYKLGVGVIPARKPGKLPAKVVREEYALEYGTDAVEVHEDAISPGQRVLVIDDLLATGGTTAAAVRLVERLGGVVVGVSFLIELAFLHGREKLKGQKVHAVISCASE
- a CDS encoding TIGR00725 family protein, with the translated sequence MERRPVVAVLGGAVCSQEISQLAYEVGRLIAEQGGVLICGGRSGVMEAACRGAQEHGGLTVGILPGDDAGEANPFVQIAIATGLGEARNVLIVKSADAAIAVDGGYGTLSEIAFCLKLGVPVVGVQTWTIDPGIHQAHSAAEAVQMAFQLASSRAQRR
- a CDS encoding universal stress protein — protein: MVKRILLPVDGSEYTNSVVKHGIDLARRFGARVRLLSVVDVRVFEWVLSVGADGFVPVLPAPGYQEESRKLLEKKAQAVLDKCARALESEGIPHEAETLGGSPVEIICERANLVDLIIMGNRGEYARWATTMLGATLEAVTRHVSKPIMIVQQRFRNVQRMLAAYDGSEHANRALQLAGFFAEYLGAKITVVHVSDDRELSTRICAEGVHYLQAYRAEVDSAWLSGRPDAAVIDLAAKGKYDLIVMGAYGHSRIREAILGSTTVQIMRKSPVPVLMVK
- the asnS gene encoding asparagine--tRNA ligase — its product is MAQRVYIADIARHVGQTVEVWGWLYNMRSSGKLRFLLVRDGTGIIQSVFSLADVSEQVFAATEKLTQESSLKVTGIVREDRRAPGGYELLAQDMTIVHIAQEYPITPKEHGTTFLMDHRHLWLRSRKQHAILRIRHEIIRAARQFFDEQGFVLLDAPIFTPASVEGTTTLFESDYFGGKAYLTQSGQLYVEAGAMAFGKVYCFGPTFRAEKSKTRRHLTEFWMLEPEVAYADLDDIMALAEGLIVHIVQAVLNNRRAELAVIERDVAPLERVRPPFPRISYDEAADLLEEAGTGFTRGDDLGGTDETVLSQQFDRPVMVHRYPAAVKAFYMKDDPEHPGRVLCVDVLAPEGYGEIIGGGQREDDLETLQQKIRAHNLPREPYEWYLDLRRYGSVPHSGFGIGIERTVAWLCGLSHIRETIPFPRTMYRIYP
- a CDS encoding acylphosphatase encodes the protein MKVRATIVVRGMVQGVGFRYYAYRHAKALGLKGYVKNQWDGSVLSEVEGERGMVEEYIKALKVGSRLSSVRDVDIHWAEYSGEFDSFEVAF